One Lysinibacillus fusiformis genomic window carries:
- a CDS encoding CCA tRNA nucleotidyltransferase: MQNNKEWQAAFAVIEQLEEAGFEAVVVGGAVRDALLGRPVHDVDVATNALPEEVKAVFKRTVDIGIQHGTVLVIVPAAPVEVTTYRTDGEYTDHRRPEAVHFVRSLKEDLQRRDFTMNAIAMRRDGSLVDYYGGQLDIETGVIRAVGEAQIRFAEDALRMLRAVRFSAQLGFSIEETTLRAMQHKSADIAWIAKERLKAELDKLWVGKDVYNGIKKLQESDLDVYLPGDFHAENWRGFCVRNKLFGWAYFAYMQGEKWQDVLRSYRLSNKEMAFVKSALAAFKALRSGWTNMDYFTYKEEELEAARYFAELRQLDVPSPQYSIQEAQAKLPIRQRQQIVVNGMDLLKWSGQKRGPWVKEALQAMLVAVVSGELQNERQQIKDWIEFKYIHKG; encoded by the coding sequence ATGCAAAACAATAAAGAATGGCAGGCAGCCTTCGCAGTCATTGAGCAATTAGAGGAGGCTGGTTTTGAAGCAGTTGTTGTTGGTGGTGCAGTGCGAGATGCATTACTGGGTCGACCTGTTCATGATGTTGACGTAGCGACAAATGCCTTGCCAGAAGAAGTGAAGGCTGTTTTTAAACGAACAGTTGATATTGGTATTCAACATGGCACGGTGCTAGTAATCGTGCCAGCTGCCCCTGTTGAAGTAACGACCTATCGAACCGATGGAGAATATACCGACCATCGTAGACCTGAAGCAGTGCACTTTGTACGTTCTCTGAAAGAGGATTTACAGCGCCGTGACTTTACGATGAATGCGATTGCTATGCGTCGTGATGGTTCTTTGGTCGATTATTATGGGGGGCAACTTGATATTGAGACGGGTGTCATCCGGGCAGTAGGTGAAGCGCAAATACGCTTTGCGGAGGATGCCTTACGAATGCTACGGGCTGTGCGTTTTTCTGCACAGCTTGGTTTTTCAATTGAAGAAACCACATTACGGGCAATGCAGCACAAGTCGGCCGATATTGCTTGGATTGCCAAAGAGCGACTAAAGGCAGAACTGGATAAACTTTGGGTTGGAAAAGACGTATATAACGGCATAAAGAAGCTACAGGAAAGTGATTTGGATGTGTATTTACCCGGTGACTTCCATGCAGAAAATTGGCGTGGCTTTTGCGTACGAAATAAGTTATTTGGTTGGGCGTATTTTGCCTACATGCAAGGTGAAAAATGGCAAGATGTGTTGCGTAGCTATCGTTTATCGAATAAGGAAATGGCGTTTGTAAAGTCTGCTTTAGCGGCGTTTAAAGCATTAAGAAGCGGCTGGACCAATATGGACTATTTTACGTACAAGGAAGAAGAGCTTGAAGCCGCCCGTTACTTTGCTGAGCTTAGGCAGCTTGACGTTCCTAGCCCACAATACAGTATTCAGGAGGCGCAGGCAAAGTTGCCAATTCGACAGCGACAACAGATTGTGGTTAATGGCATGGATTTATTAAAATGGTCTGGACAAAAACGCGGGCCATGGGTAAAAGAGGCTTTGCAGGCAATGCTTGTGGCGGTCGTCAGCGGAGAGCTTCAAAATGAGCGACAGCAGATAAAAGATTGGATTGAGTTTAAATATATCCATAAAGGGTGA